AGAGGGGCAAATGttttagcaggatctgtggtgGTAGGATGAGGGAAAgtggtttcaaatgaaaagatggGAGGTTTTGATAGGCTATaagtaaaaattatttctacaCTAAGGGTAGTGAAGCCCGGACTGCTACTCACGGATCAGCCTATCAAAGCCGGCAGACGCCAGGGTGTTGCCGCCGGGGTGGAACTTGCAGCAGTACACCTCTCCCTCATGCCCCGACAGCAACATGATGGGCGCCTGCAGCGAGGAGCAGCGCGGAGGGCCCTGCGGGAGGACACGGGGAGAAAGGTGAGGGGGAGCCGGAGCAGAGGGCACAAGGAGAAGGTCCTCTCCGTTCCCGCCCCCCTCACAGGCCCTACCGATTGCAGAAGAGCTCCGGTTGAGGGCTGCCCGCCGCCTCCGCCAGCCGCCGGGGGGTCATGGCGGGGCCGCTTGGCCGCCGAGGGCACGAGCGGGAGGTCGGGACCCGGCGTGGGGCCGGGGGCAGCGCCAGGCGCGGAGCCAGCGCCGGGACCGGGAGCTGGGCCTGGGACGGGGCCTGGGACGGGGCCACCCGGGGCCTTTCGCTTCTGCTGCTCGATCATCGCCACCGGCCGCGCGCGCCCGCCCGGCCCACCATTGGCCAACCGCACGGCCTTCTGCGGCGTTGATTGGAGGAGCGCTCCCGGATGGCCCACCCTCCTCTCTCCATCCTTCCGTCGCATAGAGATGACGTTCGTCGCGGCGCGCGCTCCTCGCACGGATTGGCCGGGCTGACGCCAGAGAGGTCAAGGGGAGGGCACTAGATAACATGAGACACTTCGATTGGTTGCGCTCGGCTCCCGCCAGTATTGCGCGCGGTGATTGGTGGACTGAAGGCGTTCTTCGGGTGAGGGCGGGGTAGAGGTGGCCAAATGGTGGAAGTGAGTGCGGGGTAGAGTGAGTAAGAGGtgtttttgttgtgggtttGTCTGAGGATTTGGTAATGGGAGGcgtttttctttaattaatctttttttctttaaggcaACTCTAGTCCTGATGCAGTAGCTGGAGCCGGCTGGGAGGCGGTCGCGGATGCCGTGGGCAGTGTTGGAGGCCCCGCAGTGTGTCGCCCCCCGGTGCTGAGGCGATGGAGCCGCTGCCGGAGCTCTACGCCATCTTCCAGGGCGAggtgtgtgagcacagtgctgggaagcagaggaagatgTGGCTCTGTTCCTTATTGCTGCTTAGTTTGGGCCTTTATCCATGTGCATCTGTGTTTGTGTGCTCATGTATGAAACTGTGTGCATATAAGCCTCTATAAGATGCTTGTTTTGTCTGGATAGCACAGGAGCAGCTGGCCCCGTGTGCTCTTGTTATCAGGCAGTGCTGGCTCTAACctgctgaggtgcccaaagTTGTAGGAAATCATGTGAGCCCTCTGGATGTCATGTGTGTTCTAAACCACTTTATTGAGAGCAGGTGTTTTAAGGGCTTTCTCTTAAACgttgtgttggttttcttcACAGGTGGCTGCTGTGACAGAGTATGGGGCATTTATAAaaatcccaggctgcaggaagcaaggtttgtttctgttattttatttggaCTTGGTAATGTGTCCAAGCTGAGCAGCCAGGCTCGGGATTAAGCACTTGGCAGCTTTTAGAAaaagtgttgcttttttaataaagaGCCAGTTGATGCTCTTAGAACGTAGAATTTAGATGGTATGCTTGCATGTGAGACTCAGAGGTCTGTTTAGATATGGCTTTTTCCTAAGTGTGGTATATTTACGTATAGGCAAAATAGAGAATTGCTATAGCTTCATGGTTTGCGCTGCTTATTTCTCTAATGGCCCTTTTGAATGAGTTTAATGGAAAAGACTGAATTAAAGCTCAGATAAAACAAATCACGGCTGTGTTCAAGCTCTGTTTACAGTTGTGGGAAAGATGCAGTGtgaaacaaactgattttaCATAAAGAGCAATATTAGTTTGTTGCTCTGTTATCTGACAAATAGTCACTTCCCAGTGATTCAAAAGTGCCCAGTTACTTTTGTGCCAGTTCTAATAAAAGTTTTGGACAGAAGTGTGTCTGCTGTAGAGAAGTTGCTTTGAGGTGCAGAGCCTAAACAAACTGTGTTTCTGTACTTCTCCTTCATACACACCTATTACTGTGCTAATACACATTaccacacatacacaaaagtagaaatactgaaaaggaTGTGCTGAAGATCAAAAAAATGAATAGTGTTTATTTTGTAGTATTATTTCTTGATTAGtgcacaactttttttttccccctttcttccAAAATTCTGATCAGGCCTTGTTCATAAGACTCACATGTCCTCCTGCCGCATAGATAAGCCCTCGGAGGTAGTAGATGTTGGAGACAAAGTATGGGTGAAGCTCATTGGAAAAGAGGTAACATTAATTCTTGTTCCTTCTGTGCTGTATAGATATAAGTAGATTGTAATACAGTATCCTGTAAGAACAGTGGACTTTGAAATTCTGTGTGCAGGGGCTGTGTGCTCATTGCTTTGTTAGGGGTGTGATGTGTTGATTTTTGCCAGTGGGTGAGCTCTGCCTACTTTCAAATGTGACTTTGGGCACTGACTTCTGCCTCAAAATAATGCAGTTCAGGAAAAGGGTCTTCATTAAAGCTTTtgactgaaaagcagcagaattgTACTCTTTCTCTGCACACCCATTCCCACCTTGCATTGTCAAGGGCTGTAAGGAAAAGGCTGGTACAACTTAATTTTTCAGGATGCAAATTTGCTAAACTACTGATCTGGGGGATTTCTCTTGTGGGTGATATATTTGAGAATTATAGCAGAGTTTCCAATTCTTCCTCGGTACAGGTTTGGTCGTATTGATTTTCTGCTAATTTGAAAGGATTTATAGTgatcttgtctttttttctggatcAGCTACTTAAGCAGAAGCTTTTCTGTTTATCGGAGTGCTCTACACTGAAAATGCAACTGCAATATAATAGAACAGAATCGCTTTGGCTTGGTATTCTTTATAGTGCTCTGTTCTGCTAACAATTTCATTCCTTCTCTCTGTAGGCCTCATGGATTGTATTAATTAGCATCCTGTCACTTACTCTTGTTCcattaatttctctttcagatgaAAGATGACAAACTGAAACTGTCCCTTTCCATGAAGGTTGTTAACCAAGGCACAGGGAAAGATCTTGATCCAAACAATGTTTCCCTTGAGTAGGTAAATCTACTGAGTAGAGTATAACAGGTCGTGCAGgttgctgctgcctgcttttccCTGCCTGTCCTTCCTAGCCTTCCTGCCATAATTATCTTCAAGGTCCTCCTTCCTTCAGAGGGTGAGGGAAGCTCTTCCTGAGCTGCTTAGCAGTGCACTGGCTGGTTGGAGCGCTGACTGTAGGTGCTTCCTTGGTCGTGCTGCTTAGAGGCTGGCAGGAATTTCACTCTAGCAGTGAATTTCAGCCCTTTGCACCCTGGTAGCATTTTGGTTCTTGCATTTAGTGATGGTTGTGCACTTGTGCTGGGAAAGTTGTTCATCCAAGATGGGCATAGACTCACTTGTACATGATATGAAACCAAATCTCAACTGCTCAGATGTTCCAGAGCTTCCTTGTCTACCTTTTCCTGTGACGTGTCTTGCAGATCAAATAAAATTGCACGCTTGTCCagtgtgaaaataaaacaatatggATGTTACTGTAAAGGACTTAATTGCAGCTTCTAGCATTTGCCTGCTTTGTGTAGAAGCTGTTCAGTTGATCTTAAAATACAAGGTATCATTAATATGCTCTTAATGATGTGGTTTATTCTAATGTATAGGTTGTCATTCTTTGATTTAGCCTAATTGTGCTTTTAGAGCAACGtttggaggggaagggagggaattTAGCTTGCCTGTGTGTAACTATAAAGGGTTGAGATTGAAAGTggaacttttcttctttttccagtcaggatgagaggaaaaaaacgcACGTTTAGAGACTACACCAGTCAGAAGATCACACTTGAAGCTGTCTTGAACACTGTGTGCAAGAAATGTGGCTGCAAAGGTATGTTTTTGTGGCGTTGTTTTGTTCTTTCGACACAGCCTTGTTCTAACCAGATAGTGACCTGTGGATGGAATTGTAGTGATGTCTGTCTTACTGCGTTTTGTTTTGTAAGGGCTAAATTTTGCTTTGAGGAGAACAACGTTATACATCAATTGTTGTGCAGAGTGAAGACTTAAATAAATTCCTTTTAGAAGGTGTGTTTCTTAAAACTGCATCCCTGAGCCTTCTGAGTATGGGTTCTcttcttcctgtgtttttatTCTGCCTTTATAACCAAGGCTTCATTCTGGTTTTgcattgtaagaaaaaaatgcatgcctTCACCAAACTGTTTCATGAGGGTAAGAAAGGTCAGTGAAAATGACTTCACTGATTAGTTGCTGGAAACACAGTGTAATTTTGCAAGCAGCTGTCTTAGAGCTCTGGGTAAGCATTTTTACCTAAGGCTTTTGTATTTTGCTTAGTGCAACAGTGGGAAGTTAGCTTATGTGGTACTTCTACAGTAGCTTTGCAAGCGTTGAGGACTCAGGTAGTTCTTTGTATCTTGAGTTTTTGCTGCACCCAACTTCTTGTCTTACATTGTTTGACCATAGAGTATAAGTGGTTAGACTGGAGTTGATGCTATTTTGGAGAAGGCTAATAAAGACAGATAGAAGGCCAGCTATTAAACGCCAGTCTGGTTCTGTGCAGTGGTTGTATGAAATGTCATTCTAAAGAAACTCCAGAACTTACCTAGATCCTTCATTTTTCCACTCACCCACCAGATATCCATCCCTCCTGTGTATACTTTTTCATGCTGCTTACGTCCTTGCCCTTACTTCCCTGTTCATAAAGAGTGTTTTAGCTTTGCTTTGACTAGTCTTTCCAAAATGATGTACTTTGCACTTATTCTCATCTTTTTTAATCAGGGCATGCTAAAGTAGTACAAATACCTGGACAAAAAAATGTACATTCGAGATTGTTGTATTGTGGCTACCAATAAAAAAGGTTGTTGTTGGCACTTCAGGTGTATGAAATGCAGTTGTACAAAATAGGAGTGTGTGAGGGATTGCTCCTTCAGACATTCTTTTGCAGGTCATTTTGCCAAGGAATGTTTCATGCAGCCTGGAGGGACCAAATACAGCCTGAttccagaagaggaagaagaggaggtgacagcagcagaatgTGAAAGACGCGGAAAGAGCAGTGTGTCTGATGATTCttcaaggaaaaggaagaaggtaTGAGGTACCTTACTGCTAGTCTGGAAAAGTGAGCCAGACAAGATGGTTCTGTTGAGTTGCATCTGTGATTTACTACAGCATGCGATTGAGTGGACATTTCTGGGCTGAGGAAGTGGCAGATTCTGTAGCTAAATGACAATCTCTTCTACGGACTCGGCAGTAGTTCTTAATCTGTCTCCTTTTATTCTTGTTAAACTGTCCCTAAGCTGTGTTATAACGCATAGCTCTCAAAAGAGGTTCCTTACAGTGAGAAAGGGATCTTTTTCTTGTTGTGAAGCTCAATAGAACTTACTTAGGTTTCCTGAATTTCCATGTTTCTTGCCAATAGTGCTCTTTTGTCTTCTCTCTTACTGCTCCTATCCAATCACCTTTATTTAATCTGAAGCAAATGCTCACTGCTGCCTTGCCAGCTTGTTTGATGTGAACTAGGTATATCTGCATACGCCAGGGTAAAATCACAGGTTGTATTTGCACAGGAAGCATACTCCATTTCCAGGCTATAAAGCTACAAATTTCCAGGGATAAGAGATCTTTTATGTTCTTGTATCTTAATCTTGGAATGGTTGAACTCTGGTTTCAGAGCATACTGatttaattaaggaaaaaaaaaagtagatgagGTTTGAATCTAAAACAGGAGTGCTTGGTGGTCTGTCTCATTATACGGAAGTGAGACTTTGAGACTTGAGAAGTGAGGTTTTGAGACTCCAGTAAGTAAACACTTTGTCAGCCACCTTCACAACATGAGTCTCCATCACTCttccaaagcctttttttttttattccccccaccctcccctTCCTTCTAGCCATTCTGTTTTACTGGAGAGGGGCAGCAGACAGTAAGGGCAGTGGGATTTCCCTTGTTTAGAAGCAGGTCAGGCTGCAGAAGGGGAAAACTTTTGGTAGAGGTAGTGAGATGTGCTTTGCTTCCTAGTACATAGGCTCTCATTCAATAGTGTGCTGGGCTTGTCTGTGGTGTGTTGTTATGCTGCAGTGTAGAATACATGTAATCTTCTCTATTCTGGTCTTGGAAGCACTCAACTGAACTGGCTTGTCTCGGAGATCCCAGCATAACTGTGACTGTTTCAGACATCAGTCTTGCCATGGTGAGAGTAGGCTGTTGGCAAAAACTCAGCAGAGCTTGCTTCTCCTACCTGGAGTTCTCCCTCTAGAACAACGACGATTTACCTGGTAGTGGCTCACTTTGTCTTACAGTGTAGCTGTTATTTCAATTCTATTGGGAAAACCTGTACTGGGAGGTACACAAATAGTGCTTTATCACGTTGGTGCCTATCCAATGTGGTAGGGGTTACCTGTGGAGCCTTGCCCTGCTGGGACTGCAGGATATGTGGGTCACTGTTGTGAATTggttactttctttttttgttttctagtccGTGGATTAACggcttttctttaaatgctgcttgtttctttgaTCTTCTCCCTTCTCAAGTAGGAGATCAAaagttttcagatgttttccagtgctggaaaataaaactttgagCCTTCTAGAGGCAGGATGTGGGATCCTCGAAATGAATAGCTCCCTTGTTGACTTGGGTGCCTGCTGTGATCTTGTCTGGGAGCCACTGTGTGCTTCCCTGCTTGCCTGGAGCCCTGAGAGGGTTTACACAAAATAGAAATAGCTCGATCTACCTAGTGAGAATTACTTTGCAAACCCCATCCAATCTGATGTTTGTTATGTAGGTGTAGAAGCAGTATATTTTTAGTGAGTAGAGAGGTGCTTGGCAGATAAGAAACTGCTGTTTAGTGTCGTAGTAATAGCACTAATGCTCTAGGTTGTTCATTATCAGCACTTTCTGTGTCCCTGACCTGCTAGTTTCTTGCAGTCCCTGAgtgctttttcctccctccaGACACTCCTTAAAGAGATGCTCTGGGAACCTTACTCCCTGCTTTGTCTGCATGTCATCCCCAGAGTTACTGTATGGCTGGATCCTTCCTTTTTGGAGAAATGTGGTTTGCTGCTGTTGTCCTGGTTTGTGAGagtcctggaagaaaaaaaaaacagtgttttttgtACCACTGAAATCTCTTCCATACCACAGTGGAGACAAACACAAAGTTCTTCAGTTTTCTACTCTTCTCCTGCCTGAATTTTATGATGTTTACAGAGTGGAGCTCTCTGCTCTGGAACATCCGCTTCTGTAATGACAGTGGGTACGAGACTTTCTCCTTACAGATCACCATGTCAATACTACACACCTCCTGTTATCAGTGAGAAAACAGTGGCTGGTGGCAGAAGCTCATCTAGTGCTGTCACTGTGCTGTGGAAGTACCAGAGAGCATCTGAGGAGCCCTGACAGCTGTGCAGGCTGTTGCTGTGTCCCTTTCACTTTTACTCTGTGGGTCACAGGGTGAGGGAGCTCCTATGGGAACACGGCAGTGTGCCTGTGCTGAGCTTGCGTAGGAGGGAGGCGtgctgagaaaaaacaaacccttcTGATTCTTCTCTCTTGCCCTCTGAGAAAAGAACTGCTGTTTCAGCACTAGGAGGAATATCTCTAATGTGAACTTTATAAAAATGACCTGTCCTCTGCTGTGGTTTCGCAATGGTCACTGGAACTGTATGGTAAATGTGATCTGTGATGGCTTTTCTGCAATCCTCATAGCTTTTTTCTCCCATCCTGTAAAAGATTACCGTGAAGTATTCCTGTAGTCTTTCAATTAAAACCACACCTCATTACGTTGTTTGTTCAATGAACTGTAACTCATCAAGCTCATCTGTTCTTGCCTGTTGCTAATTCTTAAATGACAACAGGGCATTGCAGAGTCATGTCCACTTCCTTCACACAGTGTGCATTTCTCTTTAACATCCTTATCTATGCTTTTCTGACTTTTGCTATTTCTAATAAATGGCCATAGCCTAGACTCTTCTCATCAGATAAATTTTAACTGGTCGTTAAACGAggagtaaaatatattttttggaTTTACATTATGAATCTCATTTAATATTAAACTGAGAGAtgggggttttttttattttgtatttttttaattaaaaacttagCAGGAATATCAGCACCTTGCTAGAGATGCAGGAGGACAGACAGCTGGAAATCCACTTTCCTTTATCCCAAAGATAGACATAAAGGCTCTAAACAACACCATGGCTACAAAGTGCTGGTGAAAAATTCTTTAAACTTCTTTGAGAGTTGTGGACACTCCCCTCTTATCTCAAAATCAAATACTTGTAGAAGGAATGAGCTGTTCTAACATTCTTAGAATGTAGCCCCAAGCAATCTGTCTtacaaagaacaggaaaaggcCTGGAGTAATGTGGTCCCCTTTAATAATACCAGCTTCTTCAAAATACCTGGCAATAGGAAAGCCAGGGCTATCAGGCTGTAGCCCAGCTGCTCAGCTTCTGTGTGCCAGCCCTCAACACAGTTGCTGTATTTGAAGGATTTTGAAGCAAGTTTGTTCTATTTTAGTAGAACTGTAATAGATGTACTGAACAGTGCATATGAAGAACTGTAATGATCTTTGTACTTGTAAAGATGCTCAGAGGCAGCCACCATTCAGAATCTGGGCAAAATTTGGGCAAGAATCTCTCACACTGCTTGCACAAATGCAGTGTTTGTAGTACTGAGGGAGTGCCTGGATGTGCCTGAGaacagagctgagctcagcttCATCCATCAGCAGCAATCCTCTCTGGAGACCTGTCTGTACCTCTGGGCCTGGggaggctttgctgctgttattaAAGGCAGAGTCTGGACGTTTACTTTATTACTGACATGCAAACCAGAGgaatgctgtgcagtgcaggtaGCTCCTGGTGAGTGGGGCAAGTCCAGCATGCAGCAGGGCATGGGAAGGCAGCTGAGTGCTGCTCGTTCTGTACCAGGATGCTGGCACTTAAAGTCAGGTCTTGTGGTCTAGTGTCTTTTCCTTTGTGACTGTGATTGGTGTACCTCTCCCTGTAATCCTGAGGGGACAGCTGTGACATCCTGTCTTATCTTCAGCCTTTGCATGCTGAGACAGCTTCCCAAGCTCTGGAATGAAACTGTTAGTTATGGTCTTCTCCAGTTTTCTCACCACATGCACTGCCTGGAAAAGCTTGAGAAAATTCTCCACACTGAGTCCTTTTTCCTAGAAGATTTAACTCTTAACAGTCTTCAGAAGAAGATGGTAGTGGTTTGCTTCTGCCCTCGCCATGTGAGTCTTTGTAGTGAAGTCGGTATTGTCACAGTTATCATGGTGCTGTTGTGGAGCTACAGAAGCTGATACCTGCCAAAAGCCAGCTTGGTTCTCTGAATCTTCCCTGAGGTCTGAGAggcctcaagctgtgccttGTCTTTGCTGTATGGTCTCCCTAAAATAATTGCTGTGTTTCACATTTAATAAGTTACtagcttccttctttctttctccttagtTGAGAGTGCCTGTCTGGTGCTGTGGTGTGTTATCCATGCTGAATTGAGATTTTTAGATGGGCTGCTCATATCCCCACTCTTAGGGGAGAACGTGTTACCAATGACTACTAAATGAAACGTGTACACCCCTCAGCTTGTCTTCCTGTGAGCTGGTGTATTCATATGGAGACCACGCTTGCCTGGAAGTGACTGAAGTTAATGGAAGGAATGTtttgtggggaggagggggagaactcagccttctctgtgctctttgcattGAGGCACTTTTTTCCCCAGGCAATCTGAAGACAGCTTGCCCTTTATAGCAtgaggtgaggcactggagggctgccagcagctgggtgAAATGCCCTGTTAAAGCATACCTCCACACTGCGTGGTCTTGGCTTTAACATCCTCCCTTGTCACAGTGAGCTGCCAGAGGACCTTCAAGccaacagcagaagcagagtcAGGATGGAAAAGTCAGTTATTATGGGGGATTTTCCCCCCCATCTTTGcctcatttattatttttctgttcttagcAGCTGTTTCTCACACGAATACTGGTTTCTTCATTTGCAGTCTTGTGGGTGAGTAGGCACGTTGCCTTTCTCAGGCTTCCTTCTGTGAAGCAAGTTTCTTTTAGGTGGATGCTTTCCAGTTTTTTAGCTGGGATGGCTGTTTTCGCCTGGGTGGGGTGGGTGTGTAGCCAGCCCCAGGCAGTGCTGTAGGCATCCCAGAGTGACTCAGGACAGGCCCGCAGTGTCAGTGCTGGATTCAGACCTTCAGCACCCAGTTCTGATCCTAGCTTTGTTGGAGCAGGTAGAAATACTTGCCCACGTGAGTCATTCTGATTCTGTGTAGGTATCACTTGTATATCCATGACTGATGGTGCTGTTCCCTTTGCCTGTTCATgtattcttttcctcttccttggcTTAACTGTTCTTCTGGGTTGGCTGTGGATGCACGGAGCAGCTAGCCAAGAGAGGAAACCTTCCAGAAACCTTGTTCTGCCTGTAGCCCTGGGTCTTGCACAATTGTGCCTTTGGGCTTGCTGCTTTTTTGAGTTTCCTCATGAAACGAGTGCATGGCACAATCAGCCCTGCCAAGGCAGGGGTGTGATTTACAGCAGGCCTCTTCCAGTAAAATTCTACTGCAAGCCCAAAGGTGACCTTGAGGTCATTGGAAACACCTGGCATTGAAAATAAGCAGAGCTGCTAGCTTGGGGTCTCCAGGCTTCTCATTTTACTCTCCCTTGCATAGTGGAATGTAAAACATGTTTTATATGGCAAACAGTGGAAACATTGTGTTTGGGACTGTCAGTGGCAGTGCCCATCTCTGGCAGTGTCTCTTTGCTTTTGCCCCACTTGGAGGTTGTTTCTATGAGCTCACTTCCACtccagctgtgtttctgcaaaCCCCTGCGATAGTTCAGTGCTTTCAGGAAGAGCCATTCTTGGGCCCAAGCTGTGCATGGAGAGCGCAGTGCTTGTGAACTGTGAGAGGATGACAAGACTAAATAAGATGCATGTGGGGAAAGGAGCTGGGCTACAGATAGGGAAAAAGCCTCATCTAGTATAACTAGCACTTGGACTTGCCTGCATAACTGGGTAATGGAATAGGGTGCTGGTTTTCAGCAAGTTTGGGAAAGTCTGTGCCAGCCTTACGCAGGCAGGTCCAGAACAGTTAGCACACATATATTGTCCAGGAATGTGTAGCTCACTTCAAGCAAAAACACCAGTATAGGGCTTAGAGCAGCAAGCTTTGCTTGCTGGGCTGCATTCCTCACTGCAGTTGGCTGAGCCTATCACATATTTGCAGTGGCACGGGTGGCCTTGCTGGCCCATCTCAGTTTTGTGAAACTCCACTTTGCATGTCTTCTTATGTCCTTCTTATGCCCTTGAGCTGCAGTGAAAATTCATGATACACATCTGCAGAGAAAGGTCTCTTTCTTAGTGTTGATACGACTGTGGAAGAAAGCAGTGAGTGCTTGTTGCTGGATGGAATGCTTGCTGGACTTAGATGGAGATCTGGAACCATCATTAGCAGTCTCAGCATGCTTTACAATATACTGCATGTTGGGCCTGCTCACCTGCATGGTGCTTTAATTTACTTCCCAGAATCATGGTGTTGCTATCCTGCTCCCCtctggtgctggggctgcttggTTTGCACCCTGCAGGTGGtggcccagctgctgctctgggctgaggggcacagcagggctgctgctggccttcaTGTGCTGTCTGCACAGCCAGATAGTATCCTCCCCCTCAGTCCTGCTGTCTAATTAGGTAGATACAAATTGCCATCCCTGCACAGTTAAATAGTCTTTGTCTGCCTTGAGATTCTCTCTCTGATGCAACTTTGGGAGGAGGTGTACTGCAGTACTGATTTCAGAGTAATCTGTGCTAAGAAGTTACTGCTCAGTGCCTCAGAACTCAGTTCCTCTTATAAAGTTCCTTGCACGACTTATTCAAGAACCAGCTCATCTTTTTCTGCatataaatgcagaaatgcatgaCAGAAAGGTCCCTCTTGAATGCTGTGTAGCTTTTGTTTCAGAGCCTCGCAGCAATGCAGCCCTGGGGGTTCAGTGATGCCTCTAACCTCTGCAGGCCACGTGGTGGGAAGATGAGATTGTGCAAAGAGGGTTATTGCCAAAGGGTGCTTTCCTCATCCCATCTCCCCTACAGGGAAGGCCAATGGAAACTTCacatctgaaaaacatttgGGGCCAACTtgaggggtgggagggggtggTGTGGGGTCCGCCCCAACgcagctgctgtcagagctgtGGTGTGCTGGGAGGTGAGAGGTCCTGGAGGACCATCCCGTCCCTCTCTCCGTGGTTCCCAGGTAATG
Above is a genomic segment from Gallus gallus isolate bGalGal1 chromosome 23, bGalGal1.mat.broiler.GRCg7b, whole genome shotgun sequence containing:
- the ZCCHC17 gene encoding nucleolar protein of 40 kDa (The RefSeq protein has 1 frameshift compared to this genomic sequence) yields the protein MEPLPELYAIFQGEVAAVTEYGAFIKIPGCRKQGLVHKTHMSSCRIDKPSEVVDVGDKVWVKLIGKEMKDDKLKLSLSMKVVNQGTGKDLDPNNVSLDQDERKKRTFRDYTSQKITLEAVLNTVCKKCGCKGHFAKECFMQPGGTKYSLIPEEEEEEVTAAECERRGKSSVSDDSSRKRKKEKKKKKKHKSKQSSESDSDSSDSDSDGAQPASKRAKHSGKASKAQKKKKKKHKKKTKE